The window ATCGCCGACCGCGCCTGGACCCTCGTCGGCCACAACCGGGCCGCCGCCGAGTGGTTCCCCTGGATGAGCAGGCCCGGGGCCAACTTCGCCCGCTGGGTGCTGACCGCCCCGGAGGCCCGCGAACAGGTCGCCGACTGGACGTGGCAGGCCCGGATGACCCTCGCCATGATCCGCTTCGCGCTGGCCCGCTACCCCGGGGACGAGTCGGTGGTCGCCCTGCTCACCGACGTGCTGCGCGACCCGCTCTGCCGCCGGCTCTGGGCCGGCCGGGCCTGCGTGGTCGCCAACCGGGACGGCGACCGCTTCGGCCTGCGGCTGCCGCACCTCTCGCCCGAACCGATCGAGACGGTCGCCCAGGTCCTCACCCCCGGTGGCCGACCGGACCTCAGCTTCGTCGTCCTGGGGCCGCCGCCCGGGGTCTGACCGCAGGGTGCCCCGGGGCCGCCGGCCCCGGGGTCCGAGCGGGGGGCGGGGCGGCCGGGCGCGGCGTCAGTGGAACCGCGTCACGAACCGGCGCTGCCAGGGGGTCTCGACGGCGCGCCGGTCGTAGTGCTCCCGCACGAAGGCGACCGCCCCGCCGGCCGGGACGCCGTCCAGCACGGCCAGGCAGGCCAGCGCGGTCCCCGTCCGGCCGAGCCCGCCGGCGCAGGCCAGCTCGACCCGCTCGGACGCCGCCCGCTCCCAGGCCTCCCGGAGGGCGGCCGTCGCCTCGGCCCGGTCGGCGGGCAGCCGGAAGTCCGGCCAGCGGAGCCAGCGGCTCGCCCAGGGGACGGCCGGCGGCCGGTGCCCCAGCAGGTAGAGGCCGAACGCGGGTTGCGGCCCGGGCGGCAGCGGCCGCCGCAGACCGCGCCCCCGGACGAGTCGGCCGGACGGCAGGCGCAGCACCCCGGCGGCGGTGGGGTCCCAGGTGGCGGAGACGGTCATCCGGCGAGCCTACGGCGCGTCCGGCCGGTCGCGGGCGGTCGCGGGCGGGGCCGGGCCGGAGCACCCGGCCGTTCCGTGCCGCGGGTCCGCGCGGGTCCGCGCGGGTCAGGAGGCCGCGTACAGGCCGGTCGGGGCGGGCAGACCGGCGCGGTGCGCCAGAGCGGCGGCCTCCCCGCGCGAGGTCACGCCCAGCTTGCCCAGGATGTTGGCGACGTGGAACTTCACCGTGGACTCGCTGATCAGCAGGGCGCCGGCGATCTCCCGGTTGCGCCGGCCCCGGGCGAGCTGGTCGAGCACCTCCAGCTCCCGGGGCTGCAAGCCCTCCAGGGGGTCCGGCCCGCCGGTCGCCGCCGGGGCGCTCAGCGGCAGGTCGACGGTGACGGTGGTGCCCCAGCCGGGAACGGCGTCCACCGCGAGCCGGCCGCCCACGGCGGTGATCCGGTCCGCCGTCCGGTGCACGGCCAGGGTGTCGGCGCCGAGCAGGCCCGGGCCGTCGTCGCGCACCACGACCCGCAGGACGTCCGCGACGAACTGCCAACTCACGTGCAGGCGCGTCAGACCGTCCTGTTCCATCATGGTGAGCACGGCCGACCGGACGGCCGCCCGGGCGGTGTGCGCGATCTCGGCGGGGAGGGAGCGCCCGCCCGCCGCCGGGGCCGGCAGGTCGAGCCGGACGGGGCTGTGCCGCAGCAGCGGGCGGATCTCGTCCGCGAGCCGGGCGAAGGCGGTGGCGGCGGGCTCCTCGCTCAGCTCCCGGTCGAGGTCGGCGCCCGCGCGCAGGTCCAGCAGCGCGCCGACGGCCAGCTCGGTGGCGCTGCGGCGGGCGGTGGCGTCGTCCAGGGCGGCGGAGCGCAGCGGCGCGAGGATCGCGGAGAGCGCCGAGGCGTGCGCGCCGCTCAGCTCGGCGATGGCCCGGGCCCGGGCACCGGCGGAGGCCCGTGACGTGGCGGCGTACGCGGGGGCGGCGTCGACGGCCCGGTGGTGGGAGTGGGTGACCAGCAGCTCCCAGAGCTGCTGCAGGACGGCGAGCGGCTGGTCGGGCAGCCGCTCGCCGCCCGTCCGGACCAGCACCAGCAGGGCGCCGTTGCTGCCGGGCGGGGCGGCGGAGACCGCGACGGCCGACCGCGGCCGGCCCGCCAGGACCGCCTCGCCCTGCCAGGGCAGACCGGGTGCCACCGCCTCGGCCAGCCGGGCCAGTTCCCGGGTGGTGATCTGCCCGGTGAGCTCGGTCGGACCGTGGGCGAGGGCGGGGGAGTAGGTGCAGACGCCGCTCAGCTGGGCGAGGGCGGTGTGCGGGACGAGATCGGCGAGGACGCCGGAGAGTCGCGGGAGGAGCTGTGGCCTCGGCGCCCCCAGCACCGCCACCACCTGGGCGAGCACGTCCTCGGGGCGCTCCCAGCCGCGCTGCCGGTGCCCGGGGTGCCCGGCTCCGTCCGGGGCCTGCGCCGCGTTCCCGGCCCTCGCGTGCCCAGTCGCCGCGCTTCCCGCCCCGTCGCCTGCCCCGTGGTTCGCCATGGGTTCCAGCCTAGTCACCCGGTCCGCGCGGGTGCCTGGCCGTTCGGCCAGGCGGAACCGGCCGAACGGCGGGCCGGAGACCGCCCCTCCCGCGACCAGGCTGGAGACCGTCAGACCGACGAACTCTCCGACCAGTGAAGGACAGTGGGACTCCCATGACCAAGGCCATCGCCTTCTCCGCATTCGGCGGCGCGGACGTGCTGCACCCGATCGAGATCGACCTGCCCGCTCCCGGCCCCGGCCGGATCCGGATCGCCGTCCGGGCGGCGGGCGTGAACCCGGTGGACCACAAGCTGCGCAGCGGCGCGATGGAGGGCCTGTTCCCGGTGACCTTCCCGCACGTCGCCGGTTTCGAGGTGGCGGGCGTGGTGGAGGCCGTCGGCGAGGGGGTGGACGAGTGGGCGCCCGGGGACGAGGTGTTCGGCTCGGTCCGCGGCGGCGGCTACGCCGAACACGCCGTGGTGGGCGCCGGCGACGTGGCCCGCAAGCCGGCCGGGCTGAGCTGGGAACAGGCCGCGGGACTCCCGGTCGCGGCCGAGACGTCCTGGCGGGCGCTCCACCTGCTGGGCGTGGAGCGCGGCCAGACGCTGCTGGTGCACGGCGCGGCGGGCGGGGTGGGCACGATCCTGCTGCAGTTCGCCCGCTCGCGCGGGATCCGGGTGATCGGCACCGCGAGCGAGGCCAACCACCCGTACCTGCGCGAGCTGGGCGCGATCCCCGTGACGTACGGCGACGGTCTGGCCGAGCGGGTCCGGGCGGTGGCGCCGGAGGGGGTGGACCGGGTGCTGGACGCGGCCGGTCAGGGTGACGTCCTGCCGCTCTCGATCGAGCTGGCCGACGGACCGGAGCAGGTGCTGACCATCGCCGACCACGAGGGCTCGGCCGAGTACGGCGTGCGGTTCAGCGCCGGCTCGGACACCGTCCACCACCACGGCCCCGCGCTGGCCGCCGTGCTCGCGCTGCACGAGGAGGGCACGCTGCACCTCCCGCTGCACCAGGTGTTCCCGCTGGCGGAGGTGGACCGGGCGCACCGGGTGAGCGAGCAGGGGCACGTCCGGGGCAAGCTCGTCCTCACCGTCGGCTGACGCCGGCGCCGGGGCGGTCCGCCGGGTGCCGCGGTCTGCGAAGGGGTGGAGCCGCCCCGATCGCGGCATGACCCAACTGCGCGGTGTGCCGGTTCATCTGACGGTCGGTCGGTAGAGTCCGGTGCCATGGCTGATGCGATCGAATCCCCGGGCGCGGGGCGGCTGGCGGGCAAGTCGTGCGTGGTGACGGGTGCGGCGAGCGGGATCGGCCGTGCGGTGGCCGAACGCTTCGCCCGGGAGGGCGCGCGGGTGGTCGCGACGGACCTCGACGCCGAGGGGCTGCGGCGGCTGGCGGACGAGCTGCCGCGGGCGGTCAGTACGGTGGTCGGCGACGTCTCCCGCGAGGACGACGCCCGCCGGATGATCACCGCCGCCGTCGAGCGGCACGGCCGGATCGACGTCCTGGTCGCCAACGCGGGGGTGCTCCCGCTGTCGGAGATCACCGAGGCCGACGCCGAGGAGTGGGACCGGGTGATGGCCGTCGACGGCCGGGGGATGTTCCTCACCTGCAAGTACGCGATCGAGGCGATGGCCGGGCCCGGCGGCGCCGGCGGTGCGATCGTCTGCCTCTCCTCGATCTCCGGCGAGGCCGGCCAGCGCGGCCAGGCCGTCTACGGGCCCGCCAAGTTCGTGGCGTCCGGCCTGACCAAGCACCTGGCCGTCGAGTGGGCCGACCGCGGCATCCGGGTCAACGCCGTCGCTCCCGGCACCATCACCACCGAGCGCGTCCGCCGCCTCCAGGACGAGCCGGGCGGCCCCGACTACCTGACGGCGATCGAGAAGCTGCACCCGATGGGCCGGCTCGGCACCCCCGCCGAGGTGGCGGCGGCGGTCCTCTTCCTGGCCTCCGACGACGCCTCCTTCATCACCGGCGCGGTCCTCCCGGTGGACGGCGGGTACCTGGCGCAGTAGGGCTCGCCGGCCCTGGGGCGTGTGTGCGGGTGGTTCCCCGGACCGGTCACCATGCCCCGGCCGGTCGGCCGACGAGCTCGGCGGGCTCCCCGGAGAAGCCGACCTCGCCCCGGTGCAGCACATGGACGACGGCCGCGCCGGTGAGGCTGCGCGGGAGCGACCGCGCGGTCAGCACGACCGCCCGGCCCTCGGCGGCGGCCGTGTCGAGCAGGTGCGCGTGCAGGCGTGCGGCCACGGCCGGGGCCAGCCCCCGGTCCGGCTCGTCCAGCAGGAGCAGGCGCGGCCGGCCGGCCAACGCACGTGCCAGGGCGACCAGTTGCTGCTGCCCGCCGGAGAGCGTCCCGGCCGGCCGGGGCAGCAGGGCGGTCAGTTCGGGGAGGAGCGCGAGCACGGCCTCGGCGGGGGCGCCGGCGAGGCCGAGGTGCTCGGCCACCGTGAGCGAGGCGAACACCGCCCGCTCCGCCGGTACCAGCGTCAGCCCCAGCCGGACCCGCTGGTGGACACCGAGCGCCGTGACGTCCCGCCCGCGCCAGACCACCCGGCCGGCGGCGGGCCGGACCAGCCCGGCCAGGGCGTGCAGCACGCTGGTCCGCCCGGACCCGTTGCGGCCGAGCAGGACGGTGACCGCACCGGCGGGGAAGGCGAGGTCCACCCCGTGCAGGGCCTCCAGCGGTCCGTAGCGGACGCGGGCGCCGTGGAGTGCGGCTTCGACGGTCATCGGGTGCTCGCCCGGGTCGCCCGGGCGGTGCGGTCGGCGGGGGAGGCGGGGGCCGGCTCGCGGAGGGCTTCCGGTGGTCCCTGGCGCACACGGGCGGCTTCGACGGTCACGGGGCGCCCACCCCGGCCCCCGGCGCGGCCCCGCCCCAGGCCCGGGCCACCCGGGCGTCGGCGAGCACGGCCGCCGCCGGTCCGCAGGCCACCACCCGGCCGCCTGCCATCGCGTACACGGTGTCGGCCAACTCGCCGACCAGGTCGGGGTCGTGCTCGACCAGCAGCAGCGCCATGCCCCGGTCGGCCAGGCCACGCAGGACGGCCGCCAGCCGGGCGGTCTGGGTGGTGTCCAGGCCGGCCGCCGGCTCGTCCAGCAGCAGCACCTGCGGGTCGCCCGCCAGCGCGCGGGCCAGCTCCACCAGGCGCAGCACCCCGGTCGGCTGCGCACCGGCCGGCTCCGCCGCGAGGTCCTGGAGGCCGAACAGGGCGAGTGCGCGTGCCGTCGCCGTGTCGACGGCACGCGCGTCCGGACGGCGGCGGTGCCGCTGCTCGGGGCCGATCCGGACGTTGTCGGCCACCGAGAGGGTCGGGAAGACGGCGATCTGCTGGAAGGTCCGGGCCAGGCCGAGCCGCACCCGGGCGTACGCGGGCAGCCGGGTGACGTCCCGGCCGCCGAGCAGTACCCGGCCGGCGTCCGGGCGGACCGTCCCGGCCAGGCAGTCGAACAGGGTGCTCTTGCCGGCGCCGTTCGGCCCGATCAGTGCGGTGATCCGCCCCGGTGGCGCGGTGAGGTCGACCCCGGCGACGGCCTCGATGCCGCCGTACCGGCGGATCACACCCCGAGCCGTCAGCCGGGCCCGGCCACTGCCCGGCGGGCTCACGGTCGGGCCTCCTCGCCCCGGGCGGCGGCCTGCCGGGCCGTGATCAGGGTGCGGATCCGGCGGCCGGTCGCGCTCAGGCGGCCCGGCGGCAGCGTGGCGGGCGGGCGCGCCGGGTGGCGGCGGGAGAGGCGGGCGGCGGCGCCGGCGAGGCCGCCCGGCAGGCGGCCGATCGCCGCCGCCAGCAGGCCGACCGCGACGGCCGACACCCCGGCCACCGTGCCCGCGTCCAGGCCGATCAGCAGCGCGGCGGCCAGCACCGCGCCGAGCGCGCTGTCCGCACCGGCCACCACCACCGCGGCGAACCAGAGCAGCCCGCGCACCGGATCGAACGAGGCCGGGTCGAAGGCGCGCCCGGCCAGGCCCATCAGGCCGCCGCCGAGCGCGGCCAGCGCCGCCCCGGCCACGAAGGCGAACAGCTTCAGCCCGGGCACGTTGACGCCTGCCGCGACCGCGCCCGGTTCGTGGTCGCGCATCGCGGTCAGGGCCCGGCCCGGCCGGCCCCGGTGCAGACCCCGTACCACCAGCAGGCCCAGCCCGAGCAGCACCAGCTCGGCCAGGTAGAAGGCGCGGTCGCCGGCCAGGAAGGCGGGCCGGTCCAGGGTGAGCCCGGTGGTCGCGTACGGCTGCTGGAAGACGAAGCGGCTCATCGCCGTCCCGACCGCGAAGGTGACCAGGGCCAGCGCCGGACCGCGCCGCCGGATCGCCGGCCAGCCGGTGAGCAGTCCGAGCGGGGCGGTGGCCAGCACCGCGAACAGCAGCGCGGGGACGGCGGGCAGCGGCGGGACGGCCGGGATCCGCCCGGACATCAGCAGCGCGGTGCCCAGCGCGCCGAGCCCGGCGTACCCGGCCTGGCCGAGCGAGATCTGCCCGCCGTACCCGGTCACCACCACGATCGAGAGCAGGACCAGGGCGAGCGCGGGCACCAGCAGCGCGCTGCGCAGGTCGTTGTCACGGAAGCCCAGCGGCAGCAGGAGCAGCACCAGGCAGACCGCCCGGGCCGCCCGGCCCCCGCCGGCCGGTCCCGGCACCGCGAGCGGGGCGCGGTCGCCCGCGCCGCCGGTGATCCGCGGCCCGGCCAGCAGCGCGGCGGCCAGTAGTGCGACCACGAACAGGTTGGCCTGCACCGCCTGCACCAGCGGCAGCAGTTGGCCGGACGGCCGGAGCCTGGTCAGCTCGGCCTGCGCGATCCCGAGGCCGAGGCCGGTCACCACCGCCACCGGGATGCTGCGCAGCCGCGCCGCCACCGCGACCGCCATCGTCTCCATCACCAGCAGCGGCAGCCCGTACGGGTCGAGCAGCAGGTACGGCGCGAGGGCGACGCCGACCAGCCCGGCGGTGAAGGAGCCGAACGCCCAGCCCGCCGCCGAGACCCGGTCCGCGTCCACCCCGGCCAGCCGGGCCAGCCGGCGGTCGTCGACGACGGCCCGCACCTGGAGGCCGAACGGGGTGAAACGGGTGGTGGCGGCCACCGTCAGGGCGAGCACCAGGACGGCGGCGAGCTGCGCCACGGTGTCGGGGCGCAGGGTGTGCCCGCCGGGGAGGGCGATCGGCTCGGCGCCGAACGGGGACGGCGCGCCGCTCAGCGGGGCGGTGCCCCAGACCAGCACCGCCACCCCGATGAGCAGCACGAACACGCCGAGACCGGCCACCATCGTCTCGGCCGTCCCGGCGCCGCGCCGTTGCAGCGGCCGGTAGACCAGGATGTCCAGCAGGACGCCGAGCGCGGGGGCGACGAGCAGCAGGCAGAAGGCGAGGGCCGGCCAGACCGGCCAGTGCCGGACGACCACCAGGTCGCGCAGCAGATAGGCGATGAGCATCGCCTGGGCACCCTGGGCGAGGTTGAGCACCCCGGTCGCGCGGTGGCAGACGACCAGGCCGATGCCGCTGAGGGCGGCCGCGCTGCCGACGGTGAGACCGGCCAGGGCGAGGTCGACGGTCAGGCCGAGGGAGTCGAGGGGAGGGGTGTCGGGCACGGGCGGCACCCCCTCAGCCGGCCGGGTGGGCCGGGTCGGCGGGGTCGGCGGCCGCGTCCGGGGCGGCCGGTGCGCAGATCCGGCAGGGATGGAGCCCGCGTGCCCGTACGGCGGCGGCGTCGACCGGCCGCGCGCCGTGCTTGCCGGTCACCAGCGGACAGTCGGGCCGGTGGTAGAGCGTGCCCTCGGCGACGGCGAGCAGACCGGTACGGGAGGCGGCGGGCTCCTCCGGCGCCGTGGCTTCCTCCGGCTGCTCCGGTTCGACCAGGAGGGTGTAGAGCCGTTCGACCCGTCGGTCGGTCAGGTCGTCCGCGGTGGGCGGGGTCGGCGGGGCCGGCGGCCGACCGAGTGAACGCAGGGCGACCAGCACGATGCCCGCCACGATCAGCGCCGCACCCGGGACGGTGGAGGAGGCCAGATAGGGGATCTGCTGTTCGACGAAGGCCTCGCCGGAGACGCCGTACCAGCCCAGGACGCACAGGGCCGCCCCGGCGGCCGCGAGGATCCAGCCCGGCCACTCGCGGGCGCCCGGGGCCGTGCGGGCCGCGCGGGCGGCCGAGCGCAGCAGCCCCCGGCCGGGCCGCCCGGCCGCCCCGGTCGGGGTGGTCTGCGGCTTCTCGCGCTCGGATTGCGATTCGTCCATGGATCCGCCTTCATGGTGTCACGTGCGACATTTCCAGGATCGGCCTGGGACAGCATCCGGAGAGCGGCGGACCGGACCGCGCGGCGCCCCCGAGCGGTCGGCGCCGACCCGGGCGGCGCAGCCGAGTTCGTCGAGAGGAACACCATGCGAGTAAGGCAGAGCGGCACCCGTCGGGGCGGCGGCCCGGTCCCGCGACCGGCGGTGGCGCTGTGCGCGCTGCTGCTGGTGGGCGCGGTGGCCGGGTGCAGCAGCAGCTCGTCCGGCTCCTCGCCCTCGGCCTCGGTGTCGATCTCCGCCCCGGCCTCGGGGTCCGTCACGGTGACCGCCACCACCAGCGCGAGCGCCAGTGCCACCGTGAGTGCCGGTGCCACCGCCCCCGCCGATCCGGCGACCGCGACCAACCAGGTCACCGCCAACTGGGAGAAGTTCTTCGACCCCACCACCCCCATCCCCGAGAAGGCCGCGCTGCTCCAGAACGGTGACGTGCTGCTCCCGGCGCTCCAGGGCTTCTCGCAGGATCCGCGGGTCGGTCAGGTCAAGGCCAAGGTCACGAACGTGACGTTCACTTCGCCGACCGAGGCCACCGTCACCTACGAACTCTCGCTCCAGGGCACGGTGGTCGCGCCGGACGCCACCGGCCAGGCCGTCCTCGACAACGGCACCTGGAAGGTCTCCCGCTCGTCGCTCTGCGGCCTGCTCGCCCAGGCCGGCGGTGGCAGCGGCGCCGCCGTCCCCGGATGCGGCTGACGGCCCCGCCGTCCCGCCGGGCCGCCGACGCGCACTGCCGTCGGCGGCCCGGCCCTCGCGTCCCCCGGCGCCGCGTTCGCCGCCGCTGCGGGGGCGCCGCCCTCCTCGCGCTGCTGCTCACCGCCGTCACCGCCTGCGGCACCCGGCTGCCGGGGAGCGCCTTCACCCACCGCCCCACGGCGGCCGGCGCGAGCACCGCCGCCGGGGCCAACCCCGCCTCCGACACCGGCGTCACGGCGACCGAGATCCGGATCGGTGTGGTCACCTCGCTCACCAGTCCGGTCGGCAGCGAGGTGTTCAGCGGCCCGCGCTACGGCGCGCAGGCCTTCGTCCAGGCCCTCAACGACCGGGGCGGCCTGCACGGGCGCACCGTCAAGCTGGTGACCTGCGACGACGGCGGCAGCGGCATCGGCAACCAGGACTGCGTGCACCGCCTGATCGACCAGCAGCACGTCTTCGCCTTCGTCTCCGGCAGCGTGCTCGACTACGCCGGCGCGCCGTACGTGAGCGGGAAGGGCGTGCCGGACGTCGGCGGCCAGCCGATCGGCACGGCCTACGACCGCTGGCCGCACCTC of the Kitasatospora sp. NBC_01246 genome contains:
- a CDS encoding helix-turn-helix transcriptional regulator encodes the protein MANHGAGDGAGSAATGHARAGNAAQAPDGAGHPGHRQRGWERPEDVLAQVVAVLGAPRPQLLPRLSGVLADLVPHTALAQLSGVCTYSPALAHGPTELTGQITTRELARLAEAVAPGLPWQGEAVLAGRPRSAVAVSAAPPGSNGALLVLVRTGGERLPDQPLAVLQQLWELLVTHSHHRAVDAAPAYAATSRASAGARARAIAELSGAHASALSAILAPLRSAALDDATARRSATELAVGALLDLRAGADLDRELSEEPAATAFARLADEIRPLLRHSPVRLDLPAPAAGGRSLPAEIAHTARAAVRSAVLTMMEQDGLTRLHVSWQFVADVLRVVVRDDGPGLLGADTLAVHRTADRITAVGGRLAVDAVPGWGTTVTVDLPLSAPAATGGPDPLEGLQPRELEVLDQLARGRRNREIAGALLISESTVKFHVANILGKLGVTSRGEAAALAHRAGLPAPTGLYAAS
- a CDS encoding ABC transporter ATP-binding protein, translating into MSPPGSGRARLTARGVIRRYGGIEAVAGVDLTAPPGRITALIGPNGAGKSTLFDCLAGTVRPDAGRVLLGGRDVTRLPAYARVRLGLARTFQQIAVFPTLSVADNVRIGPEQRHRRRPDARAVDTATARALALFGLQDLAAEPAGAQPTGVLRLVELARALAGDPQVLLLDEPAAGLDTTQTARLAAVLRGLADRGMALLLVEHDPDLVGELADTVYAMAGGRVVACGPAAAVLADARVARAWGGAAPGAGVGAP
- a CDS encoding branched-chain amino acid ABC transporter permease: MPDTPPLDSLGLTVDLALAGLTVGSAAALSGIGLVVCHRATGVLNLAQGAQAMLIAYLLRDLVVVRHWPVWPALAFCLLLVAPALGVLLDILVYRPLQRRGAGTAETMVAGLGVFVLLIGVAVLVWGTAPLSGAPSPFGAEPIALPGGHTLRPDTVAQLAAVLVLALTVAATTRFTPFGLQVRAVVDDRRLARLAGVDADRVSAAGWAFGSFTAGLVGVALAPYLLLDPYGLPLLVMETMAVAVAARLRSIPVAVVTGLGLGIAQAELTRLRPSGQLLPLVQAVQANLFVVALLAAALLAGPRITGGAGDRAPLAVPGPAGGGRAARAVCLVLLLLPLGFRDNDLRSALLVPALALVLLSIVVVTGYGGQISLGQAGYAGLGALGTALLMSGRIPAVPPLPAVPALLFAVLATAPLGLLTGWPAIRRRGPALALVTFAVGTAMSRFVFQQPYATTGLTLDRPAFLAGDRAFYLAELVLLGLGLLVVRGLHRGRPGRALTAMRDHEPGAVAAGVNVPGLKLFAFVAGAALAALGGGLMGLAGRAFDPASFDPVRGLLWFAAVVVAGADSALGAVLAAALLIGLDAGTVAGVSAVAVGLLAAAIGRLPGGLAGAAARLSRRHPARPPATLPPGRLSATGRRIRTLITARQAAARGEEARP
- a CDS encoding SDR family NAD(P)-dependent oxidoreductase; this translates as MADAIESPGAGRLAGKSCVVTGAASGIGRAVAERFAREGARVVATDLDAEGLRRLADELPRAVSTVVGDVSREDDARRMITAAVERHGRIDVLVANAGVLPLSEITEADAEEWDRVMAVDGRGMFLTCKYAIEAMAGPGGAGGAIVCLSSISGEAGQRGQAVYGPAKFVASGLTKHLAVEWADRGIRVNAVAPGTITTERVRRLQDEPGGPDYLTAIEKLHPMGRLGTPAEVAAAVLFLASDDASFITGAVLPVDGGYLAQ
- a CDS encoding helix-turn-helix transcriptional regulator, with translation MVLREALSIPIPLDHEASTTAELPGLASLLRDWRGRAGLRMGLAKPLPQMVVATRLGMSERWYRDLERGGTARFDPRLLALLADVLLLDADERATLYLYAMGGTPAAGPARPEDLTALQELVDRQMPRPAFIADRAWTLVGHNRAAAEWFPWMSRPGANFARWVLTAPEAREQVADWTWQARMTLAMIRFALARYPGDESVVALLTDVLRDPLCRRLWAGRACVVANRDGDRFGLRLPHLSPEPIETVAQVLTPGGRPDLSFVVLGPPPGV
- a CDS encoding protein-tyrosine phosphatase family protein, whose amino-acid sequence is MTVSATWDPTAAGVLRLPSGRLVRGRGLRRPLPPGPQPAFGLYLLGHRPPAVPWASRWLRWPDFRLPADRAEATAALREAWERAASERVELACAGGLGRTGTALACLAVLDGVPAGGAVAFVREHYDRRAVETPWQRRFVTRFH
- a CDS encoding NADP-dependent oxidoreductase yields the protein MTKAIAFSAFGGADVLHPIEIDLPAPGPGRIRIAVRAAGVNPVDHKLRSGAMEGLFPVTFPHVAGFEVAGVVEAVGEGVDEWAPGDEVFGSVRGGGYAEHAVVGAGDVARKPAGLSWEQAAGLPVAAETSWRALHLLGVERGQTLLVHGAAGGVGTILLQFARSRGIRVIGTASEANHPYLRELGAIPVTYGDGLAERVRAVAPEGVDRVLDAAGQGDVLPLSIELADGPEQVLTIADHEGSAEYGVRFSAGSDTVHHHGPALAAVLALHEEGTLHLPLHQVFPLAEVDRAHRVSEQGHVRGKLVLTVG
- a CDS encoding ABC transporter ATP-binding protein encodes the protein MTVEAALHGARVRYGPLEALHGVDLAFPAGAVTVLLGRNGSGRTSVLHALAGLVRPAAGRVVWRGRDVTALGVHQRVRLGLTLVPAERAVFASLTVAEHLGLAGAPAEAVLALLPELTALLPRPAGTLSGGQQQLVALARALAGRPRLLLLDEPDRGLAPAVAARLHAHLLDTAAAEGRAVVLTARSLPRSLTGAAVVHVLHRGEVGFSGEPAELVGRPAGAW